The following coding sequences lie in one Haloterrigena sp. KLK7 genomic window:
- a CDS encoding family 78 glycoside hydrolase catalytic domain — protein MSDGYDESTTAESHATDENGYIDRREYLRYTGALAGASVVAGTGVQTAAAGGSGPTENGSIAPADLRVEYAEEPNTVLPADGDSDDGELEDLRFSWEVAGPRGVAQSAYRIRVAEESTPLESGEDLVWDSGVVESTQSTHVPYDGEPLKADTTYYWSVRLWDGDEASDWSEATRFVTALPDDEHWEGEWIGPDYGEWDEDDPIDYDFLEEGDYDDRPEPLLRREFDLERDVVEARIHISGLGCYELYINGERVGDRVLDPAQTQYNERALYSTYDVTEHVNEGRNAIATALGRLRFGEMVADNGDWRWSHAPWWSDPQLLVQLNVEFADGTSASIVTDNDWRMTDGPTRFDSLFAGEVYDAREEKPGWTEPDYDDGDWETAPTADDPGVDLTPQHVQPMRVRNTLDPIEITEPEDGVYVFDFGQVMTGWAELTVEGDAGTGVTVSYGEKLNDDGTVDNSNFLVAAPMQRDHYILGGDGTEQWEPSYSYKGFRYVQIEGYPGEPEPDALEAKHIYTAFDEDVESGFESSNDLFNQLHENTLWAYRNNMQGLPTDTPKYEKNGWTGDAQLTAETGIYNYDMARFWKKWLRDFADAQRDDGETPTVVPNNTEYSFVDFQPNFDAVQGPTPGWDAAFILIPWWVYQYYGDERILETHYENWTQYIEWIQLWSEGDILEDLPESVSDQEEVIRAFEDSHVLPVGLGDWGGAPLTDTDDGYGGGGDEVPISSTAYYYRFTQVLAETASLIGRDEEAAEWDALAEEIREDFNDEFLDTERGYYRTGQHEAYLQTSNLLPLAFDMVPEEYEDVVVENLVENVMETHDGHLNTATLGSKYILPVLTEHGHHDAAYTVATQTDYPSWGHWIANGRTSLLEFWELDSRSWNHHFLGVTDEWFYKHLAGIQVGEPGFEHVRIAPKPAGDLEWASGKTDTVRGVVESSWELVESPGKGRDGQGIRLDVTIPGNATATVEIPTLGGEKVRVCESGTNVWNNGHRTKQDHPGIESIERTDEAVVVEVASGEYGFELERIGN, from the coding sequence ATGAGTGATGGATACGACGAATCGACGACAGCAGAATCGCACGCGACAGACGAGAACGGATACATCGATCGACGGGAGTACCTGCGATACACGGGCGCCCTTGCAGGCGCCTCAGTAGTCGCCGGCACTGGTGTGCAGACGGCTGCGGCCGGCGGCAGCGGGCCAACCGAGAACGGGTCGATCGCCCCAGCGGACCTTCGAGTCGAGTACGCTGAGGAGCCGAACACGGTGCTTCCCGCGGACGGTGACTCCGACGACGGGGAACTCGAGGACCTGCGGTTCTCTTGGGAGGTAGCCGGACCGCGAGGTGTCGCCCAGTCCGCGTACCGAATCCGCGTCGCGGAGGAGAGCACCCCGCTCGAAAGTGGCGAGGATCTCGTCTGGGACAGCGGCGTGGTCGAGTCGACGCAATCGACCCACGTCCCGTACGACGGCGAGCCGCTCAAGGCCGACACGACCTACTACTGGAGCGTCCGGCTCTGGGACGGCGACGAGGCCAGTGACTGGAGCGAAGCGACTCGGTTCGTGACGGCGTTGCCCGACGACGAGCACTGGGAGGGCGAGTGGATCGGCCCCGACTATGGCGAGTGGGACGAAGACGACCCGATCGACTACGATTTCCTCGAAGAGGGCGACTACGACGACCGTCCCGAACCGCTTCTCCGCCGTGAGTTCGACCTTGAGAGGGACGTCGTCGAAGCGCGCATCCACATCAGCGGCCTGGGATGCTACGAGTTGTACATTAACGGTGAACGCGTCGGGGACCGCGTCCTCGATCCCGCTCAGACCCAGTACAACGAGCGTGCGCTCTACTCGACGTACGACGTGACCGAGCACGTAAACGAGGGTCGAAACGCGATCGCGACCGCGTTAGGTCGTCTCCGCTTCGGCGAGATGGTCGCGGACAACGGAGACTGGAGATGGAGCCACGCTCCATGGTGGAGCGATCCGCAACTGCTGGTCCAACTGAACGTCGAGTTCGCCGACGGGACGAGCGCGTCGATCGTCACTGACAACGACTGGCGGATGACCGACGGGCCGACGCGATTCGACTCCCTGTTCGCTGGGGAAGTATACGACGCCCGCGAGGAGAAGCCCGGTTGGACCGAGCCGGACTACGACGACGGCGACTGGGAGACCGCGCCGACCGCAGACGATCCGGGCGTTGACCTGACGCCCCAGCACGTCCAGCCGATGCGCGTCCGGAATACCCTGGACCCCATCGAGATCACCGAACCGGAGGACGGCGTCTATGTCTTCGACTTCGGACAGGTAATGACCGGGTGGGCGGAGCTGACGGTCGAGGGCGACGCAGGGACCGGAGTCACGGTGAGCTACGGCGAAAAGCTCAACGACGACGGCACGGTAGACAACTCGAACTTCCTCGTCGCCGCCCCGATGCAACGGGACCACTACATCCTCGGCGGCGACGGAACGGAGCAGTGGGAGCCGAGCTACAGCTACAAGGGCTTCCGGTACGTACAGATCGAGGGTTATCCCGGCGAGCCGGAGCCCGATGCGCTCGAGGCGAAGCACATTTACACCGCTTTCGACGAGGACGTCGAGAGCGGCTTCGAGTCCTCGAACGACCTGTTCAATCAGCTCCACGAGAACACACTGTGGGCGTATCGGAACAACATGCAGGGGCTACCGACGGACACCCCGAAGTACGAGAAAAACGGGTGGACGGGCGACGCCCAGCTGACGGCGGAGACTGGGATATACAACTACGACATGGCCCGGTTCTGGAAGAAGTGGCTCCGTGACTTCGCCGACGCCCAGCGCGACGACGGGGAGACGCCGACCGTCGTTCCCAACAACACGGAGTACAGTTTCGTCGACTTCCAACCGAACTTCGATGCCGTTCAGGGCCCGACGCCGGGGTGGGACGCAGCGTTCATCCTCATCCCGTGGTGGGTCTACCAGTACTACGGCGACGAGCGGATCCTCGAAACGCACTACGAGAACTGGACGCAGTACATCGAGTGGATCCAGCTCTGGTCCGAAGGAGACATCCTCGAGGACCTCCCCGAGTCGGTCTCGGACCAAGAGGAGGTCATCCGTGCCTTCGAGGACAGCCACGTCCTCCCGGTCGGGCTCGGTGACTGGGGCGGTGCGCCGCTGACCGATACGGACGACGGGTACGGCGGCGGCGGTGACGAGGTACCGATCTCCTCCACGGCCTACTACTACCGTTTCACGCAGGTGCTCGCCGAGACCGCTTCACTCATCGGCCGGGACGAGGAGGCCGCCGAGTGGGACGCTCTCGCCGAGGAGATCCGCGAGGACTTCAACGACGAGTTCCTCGATACGGAGCGGGGGTACTATCGAACCGGCCAGCACGAGGCGTACCTCCAGACCTCGAACCTCCTTCCGCTCGCGTTCGACATGGTTCCGGAAGAGTACGAAGACGTCGTCGTGGAAAACCTAGTCGAGAACGTCATGGAAACCCACGACGGTCACCTCAATACCGCGACGCTGGGGTCGAAGTACATTCTCCCCGTCCTCACCGAACACGGTCACCACGACGCTGCCTACACCGTGGCGACCCAGACCGACTACCCGAGCTGGGGCCACTGGATCGCGAACGGCCGTACGTCGCTGCTCGAGTTCTGGGAACTCGACTCCCGCTCGTGGAACCACCACTTCCTCGGGGTGACCGACGAGTGGTTCTACAAGCACCTCGCGGGCATCCAGGTCGGCGAGCCCGGCTTCGAACACGTCCGGATCGCCCCGAAGCCCGCCGGCGACCTCGAGTGGGCCAGCGGGAAGACAGACACGGTCAGAGGCGTCGTCGAGTCCAGCTGGGAACTCGTCGAATCGCCAGGGAAGGGTCGGGACGGCCAAGGTATCCGTCTTGACGTGACGATCCCCGGGAACGCGACGGCGACCGTCGAGATTCCGACGCTGGGCGGCGAGAAGGTCCGCGTCTGTGAAAGCGGAACCAACGTCTGGAACAACGGCCACCGGACGAAACAGGACCACCCCGGGATCGAATCGATCGAGCGAACGGACGAGGCCGTCGTCGTCGAGGTGGCGTCGGGCGAGTACGGCTTCGAACTCGAACGGATCGGGAACTGA
- a CDS encoding sugar ABC transporter substrate-binding protein, whose translation MADDSNVRVERRDLLKGIGTAGVAGVAGCLGGDSGDEPYYPHTIWGMYGAWEEAYVQGGEFYAEDHGYDFENQNTQGNDDEQISHIQNFRQQQADGILVGPVSATAPVGQVEAAVDDDIPVIAANSDIETDALTMSVYIGNEPACEELGAEIVDYLNTEVESDGTVLNLQGDLGMSIGVEREQGFKNAVEGQDGINVHDVSANFSREEAQENTYSLLQSEDGEIDAIFAANSEMAIGAANALDTYGMDPGNVFIASMDGSPALIDHMDEGWVQRGFSQPTQYYLPIAMYYLEQVRTEGEDALPEVGDEVTTDDLEITGEEHMGTDIWTEQDWAPAEVQERHGHRWFQTNGRLLTPDNYNDSANWGVIFADEAGD comes from the coding sequence ATGGCAGATGATAGCAATGTGCGAGTAGAGAGACGCGACCTCTTGAAAGGTATCGGTACGGCGGGTGTAGCAGGGGTAGCCGGCTGTCTAGGCGGCGACAGTGGCGACGAACCATACTACCCTCATACAATCTGGGGAATGTACGGCGCCTGGGAGGAAGCCTACGTTCAGGGCGGCGAGTTCTATGCGGAGGACCATGGGTACGACTTCGAAAATCAGAACACCCAAGGAAACGACGACGAGCAGATCTCGCACATCCAGAATTTCAGGCAGCAGCAGGCTGACGGCATCCTCGTTGGACCCGTCTCCGCGACCGCACCCGTGGGCCAAGTCGAAGCCGCGGTCGACGACGACATCCCAGTCATCGCCGCGAACTCGGACATCGAGACAGATGCGCTCACGATGAGTGTCTACATCGGGAACGAGCCTGCCTGCGAGGAGTTGGGCGCGGAGATCGTCGACTACCTCAATACGGAAGTCGAATCTGACGGAACCGTTCTCAACCTCCAAGGCGACCTTGGAATGAGCATCGGTGTTGAACGAGAACAGGGCTTCAAGAACGCCGTCGAGGGACAGGACGGTATCAACGTCCACGACGTCAGCGCCAACTTTAGCCGCGAAGAGGCCCAAGAGAACACGTACTCCTTGCTCCAGTCCGAAGATGGGGAGATCGACGCAATCTTCGCTGCCAATAGCGAAATGGCGATCGGCGCCGCAAACGCCCTCGACACGTACGGGATGGACCCCGGGAACGTGTTTATTGCGTCCATGGACGGCAGTCCGGCACTGATCGACCATATGGACGAGGGATGGGTCCAGCGCGGCTTCTCGCAGCCGACCCAGTACTACCTCCCGATCGCGATGTACTACCTGGAACAGGTCCGAACAGAGGGCGAGGACGCGCTGCCCGAAGTCGGCGATGAGGTCACCACCGACGATCTCGAGATCACCGGCGAGGAGCACATGGGAACGGATATCTGGACGGAACAGGACTGGGCACCGGCCGAAGTTCAGGAACGGCACGGCCATCGTTGGTTCCAGACGAACGGACGACTGTTGACGCCCGATAACTACAACGACTCTGCCAACTGGGGCGTCATCTTCGCCGATGAAGCGGGCGACTGA
- a CDS encoding cupin domain-containing protein, with amino-acid sequence MTGTHFVEPDDVESLAFDWGVLKWLHTPDVTGGDRFSAGVVKLEPGTGHERHTHPESDEILYVLRGEGRQEVGEETREITAGELVFVPEGVEHGTVNTGWEPLLLLAVYAPPGPEAELRELPECEVVPAGELPTAENDTPSESDP; translated from the coding sequence GTGACGGGGACGCACTTCGTCGAACCGGACGACGTCGAGAGCCTGGCGTTCGACTGGGGCGTCCTCAAGTGGCTGCACACCCCCGACGTCACCGGCGGCGACCGCTTCAGCGCGGGCGTCGTGAAACTCGAGCCGGGAACGGGCCACGAGCGACACACGCACCCCGAGAGCGACGAGATCCTCTACGTCCTGCGCGGAGAGGGGAGACAGGAGGTCGGCGAGGAGACCCGCGAGATCACGGCCGGCGAACTGGTGTTCGTTCCGGAGGGTGTCGAACACGGGACGGTGAACACCGGCTGGGAGCCGCTGCTCCTCCTCGCGGTCTACGCGCCGCCGGGACCGGAAGCCGAACTGCGGGAGCTGCCGGAGTGTGAGGTCGTCCCCGCCGGCGAACTGCCGACCGCGGAAAACGACACCCCGAGTGAATCAGACCCATGA
- a CDS encoding Tm-1-like ATP-binding domain-containing protein, protein MSVVIIGTLDTKAEEIGFARDVLEAQGVDVHVVDAGVMGEPGFEPETSASEVADAAGTTLEHLREEADRGEAIEAMGEGATEIAQRLHEEGILDGVLGLGGSGNTSIATAAMRALPVGVPKVMVSTMASGDTEPYVGARDVTMMYSVADIEGLNQLSRRIISNAALAMVGMVANDPDVDVEDRPTIAVTMFGVTTPCVQAARERLEDRGYEVIVFHATGTGGRAMESLVEEGVIDGVLDVTTTEWADELVGGVLSAGSDRLEAAGDEGIPQVVSTGALDMVNFGPRDSVPEEFDGRQFHVHNPQVTLMRTTPEENAELGEIIAEKLNAATEPTALALPLEGVSALDVEGEDFHDPEADAALFDALRSSLDDDVELLEVETDVNDEAFAEKLVETLDGYMQDAGRAP, encoded by the coding sequence ATGAGCGTCGTCATTATCGGGACGTTGGACACGAAAGCGGAGGAGATCGGCTTCGCCAGGGACGTTCTCGAAGCCCAGGGCGTCGATGTCCACGTCGTCGACGCGGGCGTGATGGGCGAGCCGGGGTTCGAGCCGGAGACGTCCGCGAGCGAAGTCGCCGACGCAGCGGGGACGACCCTCGAGCACCTCCGCGAGGAGGCCGATCGCGGCGAGGCGATAGAGGCGATGGGGGAGGGCGCGACCGAAATCGCTCAGCGACTCCACGAGGAGGGCATCCTCGACGGCGTCCTCGGATTGGGCGGGTCTGGCAACACCTCGATCGCGACGGCGGCCATGCGGGCGCTGCCCGTCGGCGTGCCGAAGGTTATGGTTTCGACGATGGCGTCGGGCGATACGGAACCGTACGTCGGGGCCCGGGACGTCACGATGATGTACTCGGTCGCGGATATCGAGGGGTTGAACCAGCTCTCACGGCGGATCATCTCCAACGCCGCGTTGGCGATGGTAGGGATGGTCGCGAACGACCCCGACGTCGATGTCGAAGATCGGCCGACGATCGCCGTGACGATGTTCGGCGTCACGACGCCCTGTGTACAGGCGGCTCGCGAGCGACTCGAGGACAGAGGCTACGAGGTGATCGTCTTCCACGCGACCGGGACCGGCGGGCGCGCGATGGAGTCGCTCGTCGAGGAGGGCGTCATCGACGGCGTACTCGACGTCACGACGACCGAATGGGCCGACGAACTGGTCGGCGGCGTCTTGAGCGCCGGTTCGGACCGACTCGAGGCGGCGGGGGACGAGGGGATCCCGCAGGTCGTCTCAACGGGCGCGCTCGACATGGTCAACTTCGGGCCGCGTGATTCGGTCCCTGAGGAGTTCGACGGACGACAGTTCCACGTCCACAATCCGCAGGTAACGCTCATGCGGACGACGCCCGAAGAGAACGCCGAACTCGGGGAGATCATCGCCGAGAAACTCAACGCTGCGACCGAACCCACCGCGCTCGCCCTCCCCCTCGAGGGCGTCTCGGCGCTCGACGTCGAGGGCGAGGACTTCCACGACCCCGAGGCCGACGCGGCGCTGTTCGACGCGCTGCGGTCGTCGCTCGACGACGACGTCGAACTCCTCGAGGTAGAGACCGACGTCAACGACGAGGCCTTCGCGGAGAAACTGGTGGAGACGCTCGACGGGTATATGCAAGATGCCGGACGGGCCCCGTGA
- a CDS encoding ABC transporter permease: MFGAINGPQFFNLSNLQFIVFSSVMLSFLVMAEGICLLSGNFDLSVGQAAGFAGMFNAMLLTSWAPWMPWYLGVATILFVGAVIGATNGFLIAYMDLNPFLVTLGTFFILQYATLEISLNPISGLADAYLALGGDTVAGVPIAIFLLVVAAVLLHVLLRHTRFGSNVYSVGGDPEASSRVGISTTRTVFLVFVLSGMLSAFSGLLYTGFLYSATPGMADGALFMAFAGAVIGGASLSGGRGSIVNMIGGALLIGVFDAGLVQTGLSGNQVNIFFGVLVIVAIIINRYREQKRDDLLTPS; this comes from the coding sequence ATGTTCGGCGCAATCAACGGGCCGCAGTTCTTTAACCTCTCGAACCTTCAGTTCATCGTCTTTTCGAGCGTGATGCTCAGCTTTCTGGTCATGGCGGAGGGAATCTGTCTCCTGAGCGGGAACTTCGATCTCTCGGTCGGTCAGGCCGCGGGTTTCGCAGGAATGTTCAACGCGATGTTGCTGACGAGCTGGGCGCCGTGGATGCCATGGTATCTCGGCGTTGCGACGATCCTCTTCGTCGGCGCCGTGATCGGCGCGACGAACGGGTTCCTCATTGCGTACATGGATCTCAATCCGTTCCTAGTGACACTCGGGACGTTCTTCATCCTCCAGTACGCGACGCTCGAGATCAGCCTCAACCCGATCAGCGGGCTCGCGGATGCGTACCTCGCGCTCGGGGGCGACACGGTCGCCGGCGTCCCGATCGCTATCTTCCTGCTCGTCGTCGCGGCCGTCCTCCTGCACGTCCTGCTTCGTCACACGCGGTTCGGGAGTAACGTCTACTCCGTCGGCGGCGATCCGGAAGCGTCCAGCCGCGTCGGGATCAGCACGACGCGGACGGTCTTCCTCGTCTTCGTTCTCTCCGGAATGCTAAGCGCGTTCTCGGGGCTCCTTTACACCGGGTTCCTCTACTCGGCGACGCCGGGAATGGCCGACGGGGCGTTGTTCATGGCGTTCGCCGGCGCGGTCATCGGCGGTGCGAGCCTCTCGGGAGGCCGCGGATCGATCGTCAACATGATCGGCGGTGCACTGCTCATTGGGGTCTTCGACGCCGGGCTCGTGCAGACCGGTCTGAGCGGGAACCAGGTCAACATCTTCTTCGGGGTGCTGGTGATCGTCGCGATCATCATCAACCGCTACCGCGAACAGAAGCGAGACGACCTGCTGACGCCGAGCTGA
- a CDS encoding phosphoenolpyruvate hydrolase family protein, whose amino-acid sequence MEITRDESMRRLEETVSNDEPIIGAGAGTGMSAKFAERGGVDLLIIYNSGRYRMNGRGSLAGLLPYGDANEIVVDMGRQVLPVVEDTPVLAGVNGTDPFRQMDVFIEDLKRRGFSGVQNFPTVGLIDEDSQFRRNLEETGMGYDKEVEMIREAAEQDMLTCPYVFTEEQAREMTEAGADVIVSHMGLTTSGDIGAETALDLDAAADRVQAHHDAAKDVNEDVLVICHGGPIAWPDDAEYVLNNTEGVVGFFGASSLERLPTEEAIENQAREFKSIEFRP is encoded by the coding sequence ATGGAGATCACACGCGACGAATCGATGCGACGACTCGAGGAGACGGTATCGAACGACGAGCCGATCATCGGCGCCGGAGCCGGGACCGGGATGTCGGCGAAGTTCGCCGAGCGCGGCGGCGTCGACCTGCTGATCATCTACAACTCGGGCCGGTACCGGATGAACGGCCGCGGCTCGCTGGCGGGCCTGCTGCCCTACGGCGACGCCAACGAGATCGTGGTCGACATGGGGCGACAGGTGCTGCCGGTCGTGGAGGACACGCCGGTACTGGCGGGGGTCAACGGAACCGATCCCTTCCGGCAGATGGACGTCTTCATCGAGGATCTCAAGCGCCGCGGGTTCTCCGGCGTCCAGAACTTCCCCACTGTCGGGCTCATCGACGAGGACAGCCAGTTCCGCCGGAACCTCGAGGAGACGGGGATGGGTTACGACAAGGAAGTCGAGATGATCCGGGAGGCCGCCGAGCAGGACATGCTTACGTGTCCGTACGTCTTCACCGAGGAGCAGGCCCGCGAGATGACCGAGGCCGGTGCGGACGTGATCGTCTCGCACATGGGGCTGACGACGTCAGGTGACATCGGCGCCGAAACGGCGCTGGACCTCGACGCGGCGGCCGACCGGGTGCAGGCCCACCACGACGCCGCCAAAGACGTGAACGAAGACGTGCTCGTCATCTGTCACGGCGGCCCGATCGCCTGGCCGGACGACGCCGAATACGTCCTCAACAACACGGAGGGCGTCGTCGGCTTCTTCGGTGCGTCCAGCCTCGAGCGGCTGCCGACCGAGGAGGCCATCGAGAACCAGGCCCGCGAGTTCAAATCGATCGAGTTCCGACCGTGA
- a CDS encoding ATP-binding cassette domain-containing protein, which produces MEDIHKWYGSVHALKGVDLHVYPGEILGLLGDNGAGKSTLIEMIAGVHEPTEGDVFWKDERTEITSVDDARDLNIETVFQDQAVVESRSVAQNVFLGRELTTGVGPVQVLDKQRMREEAETVTQSLGLDIASPEQEVRFCSGGEKQGVAIARAMYFDAELVILDEPTTALAISGVRKVLDFIEQLAESGTAVIFISHNLPHAYDVCDRFVVFSRGDKVGDVMKEETNIDELENMQAGLPDE; this is translated from the coding sequence ATGGAAGACATCCACAAGTGGTACGGTTCGGTTCACGCGCTGAAGGGTGTCGATCTACACGTGTACCCGGGCGAAATCCTCGGACTCCTCGGCGACAACGGCGCCGGGAAGTCGACGCTGATCGAGATGATCGCCGGCGTTCACGAACCGACGGAAGGCGATGTCTTCTGGAAGGACGAGCGTACAGAAATCACGTCAGTCGATGATGCCCGAGATCTGAACATCGAGACGGTCTTTCAGGACCAGGCGGTCGTCGAGAGCCGGAGCGTCGCACAGAACGTCTTTCTCGGCCGGGAGCTGACCACGGGTGTTGGACCAGTTCAAGTACTGGACAAACAGCGGATGCGCGAGGAAGCAGAGACCGTAACGCAGAGTCTTGGCCTTGATATCGCCTCGCCTGAACAGGAGGTCCGATTCTGTTCCGGCGGAGAGAAACAGGGCGTCGCCATCGCTCGAGCGATGTACTTCGACGCGGAGCTCGTTATTCTGGACGAGCCGACGACCGCGCTCGCCATCTCCGGTGTTCGCAAAGTCCTCGACTTCATCGAGCAGTTAGCGGAGTCCGGGACGGCCGTGATTTTCATCTCGCACAACTTACCCCACGCCTACGACGTTTGCGACCGATTTGTCGTGTTCTCTCGGGGCGACAAGGTCGGCGACGTCATGAAGGAGGAGACTAATATCGACGAATTGGAGAACATGCAAGCGGGGCTTCCCGACGAGTGA
- a CDS encoding ABC transporter substrate-binding protein codes for MRNTDDSTTGTPTRRDALKYGGALVTSSAVAGCSELVGQSDNGDGQSDGAYSVTMAPIGEVSFDSPPESIFTRLTHHAGMAFALGRGDDVNAMHAPEYYDQLWNQFTERLPGVTLDWTGLYSSWDPSKEKLYDLNSDVHLADPASVNALDSKNLSDVEEIRDTVAPWFGNKFSDRHDEPPAEWADRYEYYTLWEMFEKVAQVFREEERYEALAEIHANLLETIEENLPPEQDRPTAVLAGMSDIDSIYVYTLDTPGFLTAHVRPLSPVGALSDNISSGDRVDMEVLLEADPDVIFSLGGLHPETDMIRIRSSLRDHAAGQKLSAVQNGRVYPQGARYQGPILNLFQLEMTAKQLYPDVFGEWPTYTEGPYPEIPDDEQLFDRQRVAEIITGDR; via the coding sequence ATGAGAAACACCGACGACAGCACGACCGGGACGCCGACACGGCGAGACGCGCTAAAGTACGGCGGTGCCCTCGTGACCAGTTCCGCTGTGGCGGGCTGTTCGGAGCTCGTCGGACAGAGCGATAACGGGGACGGCCAATCCGACGGCGCCTATTCGGTGACGATGGCCCCGATAGGGGAGGTGTCGTTCGATTCGCCGCCGGAGAGCATCTTCACGCGGCTCACCCACCACGCCGGCATGGCGTTCGCTCTCGGACGCGGCGACGACGTCAACGCGATGCACGCGCCCGAGTACTACGACCAGCTGTGGAATCAGTTCACTGAACGGCTCCCCGGCGTCACGCTTGACTGGACGGGCTTGTACTCGTCCTGGGATCCGAGTAAGGAGAAACTCTACGACCTTAACAGCGACGTCCACCTCGCCGATCCGGCGAGCGTGAACGCTCTCGACAGCAAGAACCTGTCGGACGTCGAGGAGATTCGGGATACCGTCGCCCCGTGGTTCGGGAACAAGTTCAGCGACAGACACGACGAGCCGCCGGCCGAGTGGGCCGACCGTTACGAGTATTACACGCTCTGGGAGATGTTCGAGAAGGTCGCTCAGGTCTTCCGCGAGGAGGAGCGGTACGAGGCGCTCGCGGAGATACACGCGAACCTACTGGAGACAATCGAGGAGAATCTCCCACCCGAGCAGGATCGCCCGACTGCGGTGCTGGCGGGGATGAGCGACATCGATAGCATCTACGTCTACACGCTGGACACCCCCGGATTCCTGACGGCGCACGTACGCCCGCTCAGCCCGGTCGGCGCGCTGAGCGACAACATCTCCTCCGGGGACAGGGTCGATATGGAAGTCCTGCTCGAGGCCGATCCCGACGTGATCTTCTCGCTGGGCGGGCTACACCCCGAAACCGATATGATCAGGATTCGATCGTCGCTGCGAGATCATGCCGCCGGACAGAAGCTCTCCGCGGTCCAAAACGGGCGCGTCTATCCGCAGGGCGCCCGCTACCAGGGCCCGATCCTGAACCTATTCCAGTTGGAGATGACCGCGAAACAACTGTACCCCGACGTCTTCGGCGAGTGGCCGACGTACACCGAGGGGCCGTATCCGGAGATTCCCGACGACGAACAACTGTTCGATCGTCAGCGGGTTGCGGAGATCATCACGGGTGATCGGTGA
- a CDS encoding metal-dependent hydrolase, whose protein sequence is MIAVTDVLTHVIVGYVIGTLLSIRYERLRRAHVTLVMVGALSPDFTKIDLVLPDEFVGYLLGIPFSWAPLHVLGGTIVVTLFGSLLFAPEYRRDIIVLVAIGAASHHVLDLALMTPTGYSYAVFWPLTEYRLPSGGLYMSSDRWPALVSGLCAVLVWAVERRLSVRRDARSASLD, encoded by the coding sequence GTGATCGCGGTGACTGACGTCCTCACGCACGTCATCGTCGGGTACGTCATCGGAACGCTCCTCTCGATTCGATACGAGCGGCTGCGACGAGCGCACGTAACGCTCGTGATGGTCGGCGCGCTCTCGCCCGACTTCACGAAGATCGACCTCGTGCTCCCGGACGAGTTCGTCGGGTACCTGCTCGGCATCCCCTTCTCGTGGGCGCCGCTACACGTTCTCGGTGGGACGATCGTCGTGACGCTCTTCGGATCGCTCCTGTTCGCACCCGAGTACCGGCGAGACATAATCGTGCTCGTCGCGATCGGTGCGGCCTCACACCACGTCCTCGATCTGGCGCTCATGACGCCGACGGGATACTCCTACGCTGTGTTCTGGCCGCTAACCGAGTACCGACTGCCGTCGGGCGGGCTCTACATGAGTTCCGACCGCTGGCCGGCGCTCGTTTCCGGACTGTGCGCGGTACTCGTCTGGGCAGTCGAGCGGAGGCTCAGTGTGCGACGAGACGCGCGTTCAGCGTCGCTCGACTGA
- a CDS encoding helix-turn-helix domain-containing protein: MADSMAEQLQQDMECEGLLECIHGLKQLDKDCFRVMVESEEALTIDEVAEQVDRERSTAYRSIQRLLKSGFIQKEQINYDQGGYYHVYYPTDPTQIANDMQRTLNDWYAKIGQLIQEFEDKYEHAEADTEIPTQS, from the coding sequence ATGGCTGACTCAATGGCGGAGCAACTACAGCAGGACATGGAGTGCGAGGGGCTGCTGGAATGTATCCACGGGCTCAAGCAACTCGACAAGGACTGTTTCCGCGTGATGGTCGAGAGCGAGGAAGCGTTGACGATCGACGAGGTCGCCGAGCAGGTCGACCGCGAGCGCTCGACCGCGTACCGATCGATCCAGCGGTTGCTCAAGAGCGGATTCATCCAGAAGGAGCAGATCAACTACGACCAGGGCGGCTACTATCACGTTTACTATCCGACGGACCCAACCCAGATTGCAAACGACATGCAGCGGACGCTCAACGACTGGTACGCGAAGATAGGCCAACTCATCCAGGAGTTCGAGGACAAGTACGAACACGCCGAGGCCGACACCGAGATTCCCACCCAGAGCTAA